A window of Thermosynechococcus sp. NK55a contains these coding sequences:
- the lysA gene encoding diaminopimelate decarboxylase, with protein sequence MISTPLAANQQILPLTAQTNARGHLTIGGCDVVELVAQFGSPLYILDEFTFRTACRQYQDTLQQAYSGESLVLYASKAWNCLATCALAHSEGLGIDVASGGELYTALSAGVPASHIYFHGNNKSPQELLYALEVNCTIVADNWLELERLAAYVEEHDLSTPPRVMLRLTPGIECHTHEYIRTGHLDSKFGFDPQQFPELLQFAKAHPELDWVGLHAHIGSQIFEEQPHLDLCDVLVDWLAQARAAMLPMRELNVGGGLGIRYVESDNPPAIAHWTKAISHQLSQACQQRYLPLPKLICEPGRSIVGPAAVTAYTVGSRKVIPELRTYIAVDGGMSDNPRPITYQAQYTALCANRMTTAVTETVRVAGKHCESGDILLPQVTLPPLQANDILVVASTGAYNYSMASNYNRVPRPAAVIVYEGEANLILQRETYADLVAHDVLPLRLSTPAP encoded by the coding sequence ATGATCTCCACCCCTCTTGCTGCCAATCAACAAATTTTACCTTTGACTGCGCAAACCAATGCCCGCGGCCATCTCACCATTGGCGGGTGTGATGTGGTGGAGTTAGTGGCCCAGTTTGGCTCTCCCCTCTACATTCTTGATGAATTCACCTTTCGCACCGCTTGCCGTCAATATCAAGACACGCTCCAGCAGGCCTATAGCGGTGAATCTTTGGTGCTCTACGCCTCAAAGGCTTGGAACTGCTTGGCCACCTGCGCCCTTGCCCACAGTGAAGGTTTAGGCATTGACGTCGCCTCGGGGGGCGAACTCTATACTGCCTTGAGTGCCGGCGTCCCTGCCAGTCATATTTACTTCCACGGTAATAACAAGTCCCCCCAAGAACTCCTCTATGCCCTTGAGGTCAATTGCACGATTGTTGCCGATAACTGGCTAGAGCTAGAACGCCTTGCTGCCTACGTTGAGGAGCATGATCTGTCGACCCCACCCCGGGTCATGTTGCGGTTGACACCGGGGATTGAATGCCACACCCACGAATATATCCGCACCGGGCATCTAGACAGTAAATTTGGCTTTGATCCGCAACAGTTTCCAGAGTTGCTCCAGTTTGCCAAGGCGCATCCAGAACTAGACTGGGTCGGACTGCACGCCCACATTGGCTCACAGATTTTTGAGGAGCAACCCCACTTAGACCTCTGTGATGTACTGGTGGATTGGCTGGCTCAGGCCCGTGCGGCAATGCTACCCATGCGCGAATTGAATGTAGGGGGTGGACTGGGCATTCGTTATGTAGAATCCGATAATCCGCCGGCGATCGCCCACTGGACAAAAGCCATTAGCCATCAACTGAGCCAAGCCTGTCAGCAACGGTATCTTCCCTTACCAAAACTCATCTGTGAGCCGGGTCGCTCCATCGTTGGACCTGCGGCAGTTACAGCCTATACCGTCGGCAGTCGGAAGGTCATTCCTGAGTTGCGTACCTATATCGCTGTGGACGGTGGCATGTCCGATAATCCACGACCGATTACCTATCAGGCACAATATACGGCCCTGTGTGCCAACCGCATGACCACCGCAGTCACAGAAACTGTGCGGGTTGCCGGTAAGCACTGCGAATCGGGCGATATTCTGCTACCCCAAGTCACTCTACCCCCCCTGCAGGCCAACGATATTTTAGTGGTGGCCAGTACGGGTGCCTACAACTACAGCATGGCCTCCAACTACAATCGCGTACCTCGGCCAGCAGCGGTGATCGTCTATGAGGGTGAAGCCAACCTGATCCTGCAGCGGGAAACCTACGCTGATTTGGTGGCCCATGATGTCTTGCCCCTGCGATTGAGCACCCCCGCCCCCTAG
- a CDS encoding polysaccharide biosynthesis/export family protein produces the protein MGYRSGPRRQKTAILLAIAASGLTLGATLLTPPLATAQPRPLSPSSYSFTSTNPLQDYLLGAGDVLFIEVVNLPPSVTSQRQFTVNLDGSVTLPLAGRVIVGGLTLPQAEQVILNAYSQVMRFPAVTVTLQTPRPMKILVAGEVSRPGSYVVPFTSVSASAVSASAAGIGLLSGGLTWPRLSQVLAQSGGITQEADIRSIEIRRQLGNGQTAVTKINLWEMIQSGDASQDITLRSDDVIVVPKAKEVNAAEAIRVASATFSPQVIRVQVVGEVLRPGLVEVPANATLTQGIGAAGGFNVQRANMSRVTLVRLNRDGTVSRRRIPFSLAAQPNANNNPVLQEGDVIVVERSGLTQVGDAIGNALRPIGALGTLGVFLNLVNVFD, from the coding sequence ATGGGGTATCGATCCGGGCCAAGGCGACAAAAGACGGCCATCCTGCTAGCGATTGCTGCTAGTGGACTCACCCTTGGGGCGACACTTCTGACACCCCCCTTGGCTACTGCTCAACCAAGGCCCCTCAGCCCAAGCTCCTACAGTTTCACCAGCACTAACCCCCTTCAGGATTACCTCTTGGGTGCGGGGGACGTGCTTTTTATTGAAGTGGTTAACCTTCCACCAAGTGTTACTAGTCAGCGACAATTCACGGTTAATCTGGATGGTTCAGTCACTCTACCGTTGGCAGGGCGAGTGATCGTGGGTGGCTTAACCCTACCTCAAGCGGAGCAGGTGATCCTCAACGCTTACAGTCAAGTCATGCGCTTTCCCGCAGTAACCGTTACATTGCAGACGCCGCGCCCCATGAAGATTTTGGTGGCGGGTGAGGTGAGCCGTCCAGGATCCTATGTTGTTCCTTTTACTTCTGTATCAGCTTCTGCTGTATCAGCTTCTGCCGCTGGTATCGGCCTTCTTTCCGGTGGCCTAACATGGCCTCGCCTGAGCCAAGTCCTTGCTCAAAGCGGTGGAATTACGCAAGAGGCCGATATTCGCAGCATTGAGATCCGTCGCCAACTGGGGAATGGCCAAACGGCAGTCACGAAAATTAATCTTTGGGAGATGATTCAGTCGGGGGATGCCAGTCAAGATATTACCCTGCGCAGTGATGATGTGATTGTGGTGCCCAAGGCAAAGGAAGTGAATGCGGCTGAAGCGATTCGCGTCGCCTCTGCCACCTTTTCGCCGCAGGTGATTCGGGTGCAGGTTGTGGGTGAAGTATTGCGACCGGGCTTGGTCGAAGTACCAGCGAATGCCACCCTCACTCAGGGCATTGGGGCAGCGGGCGGCTTCAATGTGCAACGTGCCAATATGTCTAGGGTGACACTGGTGCGGCTCAATCGCGATGGCACGGTTAGTCGGCGACGGATTCCCTTTAGCTTGGCAGCCCAACCCAATGCCAACAACAATCCTGTATTGCAAGAGGGGGATGTGATTGTGGTGGAACGGTCAGGGCTAACGCAGGTGGGGGATGCCATTGGGAATGCCTTGCGTCCTATTGGTGCATTAGGAACCTTAGGAGTGTTCCTCAACTTAGTTAACGTATTTGATTAA
- the uppS gene encoding polyprenyl diphosphate synthase, with amino-acid sequence MTLQPHSLIELPEDLDRDRLPRHVAVIMDGNGRWAKQRNLPRIMGHQRGVDTLKDLLRCCKDWGIEALTAYAFSTENWGRPLPEVDFLMTLFERVLRRELAEMVAEGVQIHFVGDLACLPKSLQAEIERAMAATANNQTIKFVVATNYGGRREIIHACRSIAAQVKAGLLDPADIDEVLFERHLYTGGLPDPDLLIRTSGELRISNFLLWQVAYAEIYVTKTLWPDFDRAAFHEALRDYQQRQRRFGRV; translated from the coding sequence ATGACTCTACAGCCCCATTCACTCATTGAGTTACCTGAGGATTTAGATCGCGATCGCCTACCGCGGCATGTGGCGGTGATTATGGATGGCAATGGCCGGTGGGCAAAGCAACGCAATTTACCGCGCATTATGGGGCATCAACGGGGGGTGGACACTCTCAAGGATTTGCTGCGCTGCTGCAAAGACTGGGGCATTGAAGCGCTGACCGCCTATGCCTTCTCCACAGAAAATTGGGGACGACCCCTGCCAGAGGTAGATTTTCTGATGACCCTCTTTGAGCGGGTATTGCGGCGGGAGCTAGCGGAAATGGTGGCCGAGGGCGTGCAAATTCACTTTGTGGGTGACTTGGCGTGTTTGCCAAAATCCCTGCAAGCGGAAATCGAGCGAGCCATGGCGGCTACGGCCAATAACCAAACCATTAAATTTGTGGTGGCAACAAATTATGGTGGGCGACGGGAAATCATCCACGCTTGCCGTTCGATTGCCGCCCAAGTAAAAGCTGGACTCCTTGATCCTGCGGATATTGATGAAGTGCTCTTTGAACGCCACTTATACACAGGTGGCCTGCCGGATCCCGATTTACTCATTCGCACCAGTGGCGAGCTGCGCATCAGTAACTTTTTGCTGTGGCAGGTGGCCTATGCGGAAATTTATGTCACTAAGACCCTCTGGCCAGATTTTGACCGGGCTGCTTTCCATGAGGCACTGCGGGATTACCAACAACGACAGCGGCGCTTTGGCCGTGTCTAA
- a CDS encoding ATP-dependent Clp protease proteolytic subunit, with product MRLPITAAQAAYYGDAYYRTPPPDLPSLLLKERIVYLGMPLVPAVTELIIAELLYLQYDDPEKPIRIYINSTGTSRYDGEPIGFETEAFAICDTMRYIKPPVHTICIGQAMGMAAMLLSAGTKGCRASLPHATIVLHQTKSYAQGQATDIQIRAKEVLANKAMMVEILAQNTGQPPERITRDMDRLLYMTPQMAKEYGIIDRILEPEAVTKKLPATLT from the coding sequence ATGCGGTTGCCCATTACTGCTGCCCAAGCGGCCTACTATGGTGATGCCTACTATCGCACTCCCCCTCCCGATCTCCCTTCGCTGCTGTTGAAGGAGCGGATCGTCTATCTTGGCATGCCTTTGGTGCCGGCGGTAACGGAGTTGATCATTGCGGAACTGCTCTATCTGCAATACGACGATCCTGAAAAACCCATCCGCATCTACATTAACTCGACGGGTACCTCCCGCTACGATGGTGAGCCCATTGGCTTTGAAACGGAAGCCTTTGCCATCTGCGACACCATGCGCTACATCAAGCCGCCTGTGCATACAATCTGCATTGGTCAAGCCATGGGGATGGCAGCCATGTTGCTCTCGGCTGGTACCAAGGGATGTCGCGCCAGTTTACCCCACGCCACGATTGTTCTGCACCAAACCAAAAGCTATGCCCAAGGGCAAGCCACCGATATCCAAATTCGTGCTAAGGAAGTGCTGGCCAATAAGGCGATGATGGTGGAGATTTTGGCACAAAATACCGGTCAACCGCCGGAACGGATCACCCGCGATATGGATCGGCTGCTCTATATGACGCCGCAAATGGCTAAGGAATACGGTATTATTGACCGCATTCTTGAACCCGAGGCGGTGACCAAGAAACTACCCGCAACCCTCACTTAA
- a CDS encoding RuBisCO accumulation factor 1: protein MTQEPDALTTDLLQRLRRKEGTWQDWGAGCRQLQKQGLSPQAIFEATGIEPIHQNQLIIALQVNQSLGEAPESVRAYFQTRGSDLLYELRVLSAGDRLAVATLIVEKQLDVTAVHEVCRALKAGGYQKDDSEGFGESVGDRIGRYYWQLARQQRDLAQRSRLIAQGLRFVESASGRQALEKLLTDFTVVPAVNQPRLPLYRLDTAEEVPYLVPVAGTAPLTATAFQQVPRLSCTEVFRVVAVPQGMSLVALPAWQVLLNAVDPVAILWPAADLPAELPPSPEGLPIAQVLLIVDRGLAEWNRDRYLLIAPRASDAVQLAWLPEPPTAPILGQLLLVLRPPQVLDESLNRELWFFEE, encoded by the coding sequence ATGACTCAAGAACCGGATGCCCTGACAACGGACCTGCTGCAACGCCTGCGCCGCAAAGAGGGAACTTGGCAGGATTGGGGGGCAGGATGCCGGCAACTGCAAAAACAGGGGCTCTCTCCCCAAGCCATTTTTGAGGCCACGGGCATTGAACCCATCCACCAAAATCAACTCATCATTGCCCTGCAAGTGAATCAGAGCCTAGGGGAAGCACCCGAATCGGTGCGTGCCTATTTTCAAACCCGGGGCAGCGATCTGCTCTATGAACTACGGGTCTTATCGGCGGGCGATCGCCTGGCAGTAGCGACGCTGATTGTCGAGAAACAACTGGATGTCACTGCAGTTCATGAGGTGTGTCGTGCCCTCAAAGCAGGCGGCTATCAAAAGGATGACAGTGAAGGCTTTGGTGAGAGTGTTGGCGATCGCATTGGTCGCTACTATTGGCAACTGGCACGGCAGCAGCGAGATTTGGCCCAGCGATCGCGCCTCATTGCCCAAGGGCTGCGCTTTGTCGAATCTGCTAGCGGCCGGCAGGCCCTAGAAAAATTACTCACGGACTTCACCGTTGTCCCCGCGGTCAATCAACCCCGCCTCCCCCTTTACCGCTTGGATACGGCTGAGGAAGTCCCCTACTTGGTTCCTGTGGCCGGTACCGCCCCCCTGACCGCTACTGCCTTTCAGCAGGTTCCCCGCCTGAGCTGCACCGAGGTATTTCGCGTGGTTGCTGTTCCCCAAGGAATGAGTCTTGTGGCTCTCCCCGCTTGGCAAGTGCTGCTCAATGCCGTTGATCCAGTGGCGATCCTTTGGCCAGCGGCAGACCTCCCTGCAGAATTACCGCCAAGCCCAGAGGGGCTGCCCATTGCCCAGGTGCTTCTGATTGTGGATCGGGGTCTGGCCGAGTGGAACCGCGATCGCTATCTGTTGATTGCTCCTAGGGCCTCTGACGCAGTTCAACTGGCTTGGTTGCCTGAACCGCCTACGGCTCCAATTCTTGGCCAACTTCTACTGGTGCTGCGCCCCCCCCAAGTGTTGGATGAGAGCCTCAATAGGGAACTCTGGTTTTTTGAGGAATAA
- the cdaA gene encoding diadenylate cyclase CdaA: MIGLLGNLPWLLLSAETLAKVRTVVDVVLVLALTYAILRVVAERRTLWMVRGFIVLLLATSLSRAIELQFLSFVLHNLVIGSAVALAVILQSEIRIFLEQLGRGQFLGFMQPVAESSLTRDAVDLIVTAVKGLSQARTGALILLETHTKLSPEDFTHAGIALNARLSPELITSIFQASSPLHDGAIWVRGAEVIAAKLILPLSDRTGPWQLGTRHRAALGITERISHCVCVVVSEETGSISLAFKGELQRPLTSSKLGELLRQYVQDQGTGTSQPRQRQHGLKFWKTVWPLR, translated from the coding sequence ATGATAGGCCTCCTAGGTAACTTACCGTGGCTGCTGCTGTCGGCGGAGACACTGGCCAAGGTGCGAACAGTTGTGGATGTGGTTTTGGTCTTGGCCTTAACCTATGCTATTTTGCGGGTTGTGGCCGAGCGGCGAACCCTCTGGATGGTACGGGGCTTTATCGTCCTCCTTTTGGCAACCTCCCTCAGTCGTGCCATTGAGCTACAGTTTTTAAGCTTTGTTCTTCATAACTTAGTGATTGGTTCTGCAGTCGCCTTAGCCGTTATTCTGCAATCGGAAATTCGCATTTTTCTGGAACAGTTGGGACGGGGTCAATTTTTAGGCTTTATGCAGCCCGTAGCTGAGTCGAGTCTGACCAGGGATGCCGTTGATCTGATTGTGACGGCTGTGAAGGGCTTATCTCAGGCTCGTACGGGAGCACTCATTCTGTTGGAAACCCATACAAAGCTCAGCCCCGAAGATTTTACCCATGCAGGGATCGCCCTCAATGCCCGCCTTTCGCCAGAACTGATTACCTCCATTTTTCAGGCGAGTTCACCCCTGCACGATGGGGCAATTTGGGTGCGCGGTGCTGAAGTCATTGCAGCAAAGTTGATCCTGCCCCTCTCGGATCGCACGGGGCCGTGGCAGTTGGGCACTCGCCATCGCGCCGCCCTAGGGATTACCGAACGCATTAGCCACTGTGTCTGTGTGGTCGTCTCTGAGGAAACAGGGTCAATTTCCCTTGCCTTTAAGGGGGAGCTTCAACGTCCCCTCACAAGCAGTAAACTAGGGGAATTGTTGCGGCAATATGTGCAGGATCAAGGGACAGGAACTTCACAACCCCGTCAACGTCAGCACGGCTTAAAATTTTGGAAAACTGTATGGCCACTGCGCTAA
- a CDS encoding prohibitin family protein, translating into MNQLRSSRLTSSVVAIAIVLLVVLLNAVVIINPGQAGVLSILGKAQDTPLLEGIHWKPPFIASVDVYDVTVQKFEVPAESATKDLQDITASFAINFRLDPMAIVDVRRTQGTLENIVAKIIAPQTQEAFKIAAARRTAEEAITKRDELKQDFDRALEERLSKYHILVLDTSVVNLDFSEEFSKAVEDKQIAEQRAQRAVYIAQEAAQQAQAEINRAQGKAEAQRLLAETLKAPGGQLVLQKEAIEAWREGGAQVPQVIVLNGKEGLPPFLLNWSSQQSARE; encoded by the coding sequence ATGAATCAACTCCGCAGTTCACGGCTCACCTCCTCAGTGGTGGCGATCGCCATTGTGTTGCTGGTTGTGCTTTTGAATGCAGTGGTGATTATCAATCCCGGCCAAGCCGGGGTGCTGAGTATCTTGGGAAAGGCTCAAGATACCCCCCTCCTTGAGGGCATTCACTGGAAACCCCCCTTTATTGCCAGCGTGGATGTCTATGACGTAACTGTCCAGAAGTTTGAGGTGCCAGCGGAAAGTGCCACCAAAGATTTGCAGGACATTACCGCCAGTTTTGCCATTAACTTTCGCCTAGACCCTATGGCCATTGTGGATGTGCGCCGCACCCAAGGCACACTGGAAAATATTGTTGCCAAAATCATCGCCCCCCAAACCCAAGAGGCCTTCAAAATTGCGGCGGCGCGCCGCACGGCTGAGGAGGCCATTACCAAGCGGGACGAACTGAAGCAGGATTTTGATCGCGCCCTAGAGGAACGCTTGTCTAAGTACCACATTCTGGTGCTCGATACCAGTGTGGTTAACCTTGACTTCTCGGAGGAATTTTCCAAGGCGGTGGAGGATAAGCAAATTGCGGAACAGCGGGCACAGCGAGCAGTCTACATTGCCCAAGAGGCAGCTCAACAGGCGCAGGCGGAAATTAACCGTGCCCAAGGGAAAGCGGAAGCCCAACGCCTCCTTGCTGAAACCCTCAAAGCTCCGGGTGGCCAGTTAGTGCTGCAAAAGGAGGCGATCGAAGCGTGGCGCGAAGGCGGTGCCCAAGTGCCCCAAGTGATTGTGCTCAATGGCAAGGAAGGACTGCCCCCCTTTTTGCTGAACTGGAGCAGCCAGCAATCGGCAAGGGAGTGA
- a CDS encoding polysaccharide biosynthesis tyrosine autokinase, translating to MSLPQKVPNLRVVDRQRHLSGFISTTKRQTKGGVQNFGDRCRRRWRLFSGTVLFSFLVMGGYVLWHPEMYKASFRLLMEPVSEPQTPPMPPPREGIMGTLPADRLPTPFPQTDVGSQIVVLESDKVLAPIAQKLQQQYPHLTTRVLAEHLEIQPVVSSATGQAPTETKVLEVAYRDRQPEIVTAVLKAVAEAFVDYSQRDRQEQLNRTLKQLDNDINQHLAELEQLQRQLQASETQGTSLQPSEQLRFLTEQYRQIHSLRQAARLKAVEAYGRFQGFQEQLKMTPAEALAAANLSTSPAYQQQLARIQELDQEIARNLAIFREGTPIIQALEEQRRVLLEQLQAIARQVIGEQYPVNNPTALGFQGTVSQTLITNYITAWIEYENQRRYDAELAAPQAAIAQQLQQLSGQLPAIERLQNQIRRANLSLEMLNQARQAVQLQLAQNHFAWQVLTDVENPAVQPTFPRLLLLVLGAIASLLLGVFAVYLADAADHTFVSPAQVEETLGVPLLGNIPKATPQINLRLERVVKGNAGLWQVTQVLPTVGEGMKFQESFHHLLANLQAVGLGQSLAIISALPTDGRTTVALHLSLAAAGTGQRVLLIDGDLRQPKIHRYLGLSNEQGLADWLIQRRHWHSVAQTQRGLAILTAGELRQQPMRLLSQDTLKQFMAHLKNYFDLVIVDTPPLANFADAKLWSGLVDQTLVVVNLKAPRQSVGLALADYSLGSVSPLGVVVNLA from the coding sequence ATGTCACTCCCACAAAAGGTACCCAATTTACGGGTCGTTGATCGCCAGCGCCATCTATCGGGGTTCATCAGCACCACCAAGAGGCAAACCAAGGGTGGAGTGCAGAACTTTGGCGATCGCTGTCGGCGACGATGGCGACTGTTCTCAGGTACGGTTTTGTTCTCATTCTTGGTCATGGGTGGGTATGTTCTCTGGCACCCCGAAATGTACAAGGCCTCCTTTCGCCTCTTGATGGAACCCGTGAGTGAGCCACAAACTCCGCCAATGCCACCACCACGGGAGGGCATTATGGGGACGCTCCCCGCAGACCGTTTGCCCACCCCCTTCCCGCAAACAGATGTGGGATCACAGATTGTTGTTTTGGAAAGTGACAAAGTACTGGCGCCCATTGCCCAAAAACTGCAACAGCAGTACCCCCATTTGACCACACGGGTCTTAGCTGAGCATCTGGAAATTCAACCAGTGGTTAGTTCAGCAACAGGGCAAGCCCCGACAGAAACAAAAGTACTAGAGGTGGCCTATCGCGATCGCCAGCCAGAAATCGTGACCGCAGTGTTAAAGGCTGTTGCCGAAGCATTTGTTGACTACAGTCAGCGCGATCGCCAAGAACAACTCAATCGCACCCTAAAGCAACTCGACAACGACATCAATCAGCACCTGGCAGAATTAGAGCAGCTACAGCGGCAACTCCAAGCCAGCGAAACCCAAGGCACCAGCCTGCAACCCTCAGAGCAACTGCGCTTTTTAACGGAACAGTATCGCCAAATCCATAGCCTGCGCCAAGCCGCTCGCCTTAAGGCCGTGGAAGCCTACGGTCGTTTTCAAGGGTTCCAAGAACAACTCAAGATGACCCCCGCCGAAGCCCTAGCGGCAGCAAATTTGAGTACTTCTCCGGCTTATCAGCAGCAACTGGCACGCATTCAAGAGCTGGATCAAGAAATTGCCAGGAATTTAGCCATTTTTCGGGAAGGAACACCCATCATCCAAGCCCTAGAGGAACAGCGCCGAGTTTTACTAGAGCAATTGCAGGCGATCGCCCGCCAAGTGATTGGTGAGCAATATCCAGTGAATAACCCCACTGCCCTAGGCTTTCAGGGAACAGTCTCACAAACGCTCATTACCAACTACATTACGGCGTGGATTGAGTACGAAAACCAGCGGCGCTATGATGCTGAGCTGGCTGCTCCCCAAGCGGCAATTGCCCAACAATTACAACAACTGAGTGGCCAACTCCCCGCCATTGAGCGCCTTCAAAATCAGATTCGGAGGGCCAATCTCTCCTTAGAGATGCTCAATCAAGCCCGACAGGCGGTCCAACTGCAACTGGCACAGAATCACTTTGCCTGGCAGGTACTGACGGATGTAGAGAATCCTGCTGTCCAACCCACATTCCCACGCTTACTGCTGTTGGTATTAGGGGCGATCGCCAGCCTCCTGTTGGGCGTTTTCGCCGTTTATCTGGCAGATGCTGCTGACCATACGTTTGTCAGTCCAGCCCAGGTGGAAGAAACCCTAGGCGTGCCCCTCCTTGGCAACATTCCCAAGGCAACCCCCCAAATCAATCTGCGCCTAGAGCGCGTCGTCAAGGGCAACGCAGGGTTGTGGCAGGTGACCCAAGTCCTACCCACTGTGGGGGAAGGAATGAAGTTCCAAGAGTCCTTTCACCATCTGTTGGCTAACCTGCAAGCGGTGGGTCTGGGGCAGTCATTGGCCATCATTTCAGCCCTACCCACCGATGGGCGTACCACGGTTGCTCTCCATCTTTCCCTTGCTGCCGCAGGCACGGGTCAGCGGGTTCTGCTCATTGATGGGGATTTGCGCCAACCTAAGATTCACCGCTATCTTGGACTGAGTAATGAACAGGGCTTGGCAGATTGGTTAATTCAGCGGCGACATTGGCATAGTGTTGCCCAGACTCAGCGCGGCCTTGCCATTTTAACGGCCGGGGAGTTGCGGCAGCAGCCGATGCGGCTCCTAAGTCAAGACACGCTGAAGCAATTCATGGCTCACCTCAAAAATTACTTTGATCTGGTGATTGTGGATACACCGCCCTTGGCCAACTTTGCTGATGCCAAACTCTGGTCGGGACTGGTGGATCAGACTCTGGTGGTGGTGAATTTGAAGGCGCCCCGGCAGTCTGTGGGTTTAGCCTTGGCAGATTACAGCTTAGGGAGTGTCAGCCCTCTGGGGGTTGTGGTTAATCTCGCCTGA
- the thrB gene encoding homoserine kinase: MMTVVTVPATTANLGPGFDCLGAALTLTNTFTFSLSDRPHVSVRGTEAASVSSSPNNLAYRAYSRFYEHLGREAPPVYLEIDLGVPLARGLGSSATAIIGGLVGANRLAGFPLNHTEVLELAIEMEGHPDNVVPALLGGCRLAVQEGAGGWHWLEIPWDQDVVPIVAIPDFELATETARQVLPCHCTYGDAVFNISHLGALLRGLETGQREWLQLALADRLHQPYRQSLIKGYADLHRAALEAGAHGLVISGAGPTLLALGDPVTASAIATALKETWATFDVQARVEILAIQRQGTTVGDR, from the coding sequence ATGATGACCGTGGTCACTGTGCCGGCGACAACGGCTAATTTGGGTCCAGGGTTTGATTGTTTAGGGGCCGCTTTGACCCTCACCAATACGTTTACCTTTTCCTTGAGCGATCGCCCCCATGTCAGCGTGCGGGGGACTGAGGCCGCCAGTGTCAGCAGTAGCCCTAACAATTTGGCCTATCGTGCCTACAGCCGTTTCTATGAACATCTAGGGCGTGAAGCACCACCCGTATATTTGGAGATTGACCTGGGGGTTCCCCTCGCACGGGGTCTAGGCAGCTCAGCGACAGCAATTATCGGTGGCTTAGTGGGGGCGAATCGGCTGGCGGGCTTTCCCCTCAATCATACCGAGGTTCTGGAATTGGCCATTGAAATGGAAGGCCACCCCGATAATGTGGTGCCGGCCCTACTAGGGGGCTGTCGTCTTGCTGTTCAAGAGGGTGCTGGCGGATGGCATTGGCTAGAGATTCCTTGGGATCAGGATGTGGTGCCCATTGTGGCTATTCCGGACTTTGAGCTAGCCACAGAAACGGCACGGCAAGTACTGCCCTGCCACTGTACCTATGGTGATGCCGTCTTTAATATCAGTCACCTTGGCGCCTTGTTGCGGGGGTTGGAAACAGGGCAACGGGAGTGGCTGCAACTGGCGTTGGCCGATCGCCTGCATCAACCCTACCGCCAAAGTCTGATCAAAGGCTATGCCGATCTCCACAGGGCGGCTCTTGAGGCGGGTGCCCACGGCCTCGTTATTAGTGGAGCAGGCCCAACTCTCTTAGCTCTTGGGGATCCCGTAACTGCTTCAGCCATTGCCACTGCCCTCAAGGAGACTTGGGCAACGTTTGATGTGCAGGCACGGGTGGAGATACTGGCAATTCAACGCCAAGGGACAACGGTGGGCGATCGCTAA
- the upp gene encoding uracil phosphoribosyltransferase gives MTPQLRVYVPPHPLIQHWLTVARDRNTPTPLFRVAMTELGRWLAYEAAREWLPTVETVVETPLAPCGAMVVNPQVPVVVVPILRAGLALLEGAQGVLPTAKTYHLGIVRDEATLEPSCYLNKLPPQFDPQTRVLISEPMLATGGSIMIAMQELVQRGIDPALVRIISVVTAPPALQKLGAYFPAAQVYAATIDETLNEQGFIVPGLGDAGDRAFGTGEET, from the coding sequence GTGACCCCTCAATTGCGCGTTTATGTCCCCCCCCATCCGCTAATTCAGCATTGGCTGACCGTGGCTCGCGATCGCAACACACCCACGCCTCTCTTTCGCGTAGCAATGACCGAACTGGGTCGCTGGCTGGCCTATGAAGCGGCACGGGAATGGTTGCCAACAGTGGAAACAGTGGTTGAAACCCCCCTAGCCCCCTGTGGAGCCATGGTCGTGAATCCCCAAGTCCCCGTGGTCGTGGTACCAATTCTGCGGGCGGGTTTAGCCTTGCTCGAGGGTGCCCAAGGGGTCTTACCAACGGCAAAGACCTACCACCTAGGGATTGTGCGGGATGAGGCTACCCTTGAACCCAGTTGCTATCTCAATAAGTTGCCCCCTCAGTTTGACCCCCAAACCCGTGTCCTCATTAGTGAGCCGATGCTGGCAACGGGAGGTTCAATCATGATAGCCATGCAGGAATTGGTGCAGCGGGGGATTGACCCAGCTTTGGTGCGAATCATTTCCGTTGTCACTGCCCCCCCGGCTCTGCAGAAACTGGGTGCCTATTTTCCCGCAGCGCAAGTCTATGCAGCCACAATTGATGAGACGTTGAATGAGCAGGGCTTTATTGTGCCCGGCTTGGGGGATGCCGGCGATCGCGCCTTTGGTACTGGAGAGGAAACCTAG